Below is a genomic region from Citrobacter europaeus.
CGGAGGAAGACCTATCAGCCTGTTTGAGTCCGGAGAAATTTTGCTCTATCTGGCGGAAAAGAGCGGTAAGCTGCTGAGCGGTGAGTTGCGTGAGCGCCACACCACGCTGCAGTGGCTGTTCTGGCAGGTCAGCGGGCTGGGCCCCATGCTGGGTCAGAATCATCATTTCAGCCACTACGCCCCACAAACGATTCCCTACGCCATTGAAAGATACCAGGTAGAAACCCAGCGCCTGTACAACGTGATGAATAAACGCCTGGAAACGTCCCCCTGGCTGGGAGGGGATCACTACAGCATTGCCGACATTGCCTGCTGGCCGTGGATCCACGCCCATCAGCGTCAGCGCATCGACCTCGACAACTATCCGGCGGTTAATAACTGGCACGAACGCATCCGTACGCGTCCCGCTACGGAACGCGCCATGCAGCAAGCACAGAGTGAGAAGCGGTGACGCGAATCGGTTCTCGTGTATCATGCAAAGGTTCATACATGGAGGAAACCTGCAATGTCACAACCTGACGCTATTATTCGTATAAAAAACCTTCGTCTGCGCACCTTTATCGGCATCAAAGAAGAGGAGATCCTTAACCGCCAGGATATCGTCATCAACATTGCCATTCACTATCCGGCAGACAAAGCCCGTGCCAGCGAAGATATCAACGACGCGCTGAATTATCGCACTATCACCAAGAGCATCATTGCCCACGTGGAGGGTAACCGCTTCTCATTGTTGGAAAAATTAACTCAAGATGTGCTCGATATCGCACGCGAACATCACTGGGTCACTTATGCTGAAGTGGAGATAGATAAACTTCACGCATTGCGTTACGCCGACTCAGTGTCTATGACGCTGAGCTGGCAGCGCTAAACGTAACCCGGGAGGCGACATGCAGATTCTGATTACCGGCGGTACTGGCCTGATTGGACGTCATCTGATCCCCCACCTGCTGGAACTGGGGCATCAGATAACCGTAGTGACTCGTTCCCCTGATAAGGCGCGTCAGATCCTCGACTCCCGGGTCACGCTGTCCAAAGGCCTGGCTGAGCGGCAAAACCTCAATGATGTTGATGCCGTGATTAACCTTGCCGGGGAGCCTATCGCAGATAAGCGCTGGAGCGCACAGCAAAAGGAACGCCTGTGCCAGAGCCGTTGGGGTATTACGCAGAAGCTGGTCGATTTAATCAATGCCAGCGAGACGCCGCCCGCGGTGCTTATTTCCGGTTCCGCTACCGGTTACTACGGTGATTTGGGCGAAGTTGTGGTCACGGAAGAAGAGCCGCCGCATAACGAATTTACCCACAAGCTGTGCGCCCGCTGGGAGCAAATTGCCAGCACTGCGCAGAGCGATAAAACTCGCGTGTGTATGCTGCGTACCGGCGTGGTATTGGCCTCTGCTGGCGGTATTCTGGCAAAAATGGTCCCGCCGTTTCGTCTTGGCTTAGGCGGCCCCATTGGCAACGGACGGCAGTATATGGCCTGGATCCATGTTGATGATATGGTCAACGGAATTATCTGGCTGCTGGATAACGATCTGCGCGGTCCCTTCAATATGGTTTCACCCTATCCGGTACACAATGAGCAGTTTGCCCATGCGCTGGGCCACGCGCTGAACCGCCCTGCCATTCTGCGCGTTCCCGCCAGCGTAATGCGTCTACTGATGGGTGAGTCTTCAGTGCTGGTTCTCGGCGGGCAGCGGGCGTTGCCAAAACGCCTGGAAGCGTCTGGTTTCGCCTTTCGTTGGTACGATTTAGAAGAAGCGCTGGCGGATGTCATTCGATAACCCTTAAGCGCTATTCACAGTCGCCGTTGCGGTGGTAAGGTTATAGACCAGATATCCGCAATGGCGACGTTATGGCGATAATTTCGACTCCCCGACTTACCCTCTCTTTGTTTCAGTTTTCTGACTGGTCATTTTTCCAGAGACTACGTGAATGTCCTGACGTCAT
It encodes:
- the yfcG gene encoding GSH-dependent disulfide bond oxidoreductase, with the protein product MIDLYYTPSPNGHKITLFLEEAQLQYRLIHVDISKGSQFRPDFLQISPNNKIPAIIDSAPADGGRPISLFESGEILLYLAEKSGKLLSGELRERHTTLQWLFWQVSGLGPMLGQNHHFSHYAPQTIPYAIERYQVETQRLYNVMNKRLETSPWLGGDHYSIADIACWPWIHAHQRQRIDLDNYPAVNNWHERIRTRPATERAMQQAQSEKR
- a CDS encoding TIGR01777 family oxidoreductase, translating into MQILITGGTGLIGRHLIPHLLELGHQITVVTRSPDKARQILDSRVTLSKGLAERQNLNDVDAVINLAGEPIADKRWSAQQKERLCQSRWGITQKLVDLINASETPPAVLISGSATGYYGDLGEVVVTEEEPPHNEFTHKLCARWEQIASTAQSDKTRVCMLRTGVVLASAGGILAKMVPPFRLGLGGPIGNGRQYMAWIHVDDMVNGIIWLLDNDLRGPFNMVSPYPVHNEQFAHALGHALNRPAILRVPASVMRLLMGESSVLVLGGQRALPKRLEASGFAFRWYDLEEALADVIR
- the folX gene encoding dihydroneopterin triphosphate 2'-epimerase, which codes for MSQPDAIIRIKNLRLRTFIGIKEEEILNRQDIVINIAIHYPADKARASEDINDALNYRTITKSIIAHVEGNRFSLLEKLTQDVLDIAREHHWVTYAEVEIDKLHALRYADSVSMTLSWQR